The region GAAAATTGTAATTTTGTTTATTTTATGTCTATCCTAGTCGGTAATTAGTCCATGGTGTTCGGTGTCCAGGTCTATCAAATTTCATTATCATTCAAAACCAGTGCTTGAATGCTAGAAAGTTGCATTTATGAGGGCACATTATTCATAAGTGTCATTATTTGTATTTTAGACACATACTTGTATATACGATATATGATGGTACTGaaataatagaaatatatttgatgGGCAGATATCCATCTTTTCGTGTTGCCTATATTGATGAAGTTGAAGCACCTAGCCAAGATAGAAACAAGAAGACTGATAAAGTTTACTACTCAGTTTTGGTGAAGGCTGCTGTTACAAAATCAGATGATCCTGGACAGAGTCTTGACCAGGTACGGTAAAATTCTCTGTTAATTCAGTATACCTTGGTTAAATTTGCTGCAAGTTATGTTGATTGTGTTTCTCTTTGTTTATTCTTAACTATGCCACTTGATGTGGAAGACGGGGAATAAATTTGAGGAGGCTTTCTGTTATCTAGGCCAAATTGGCATGTGAAAAAGATAATCCTTGTTTTGACAGGGTGAAACTTATTTGTGAGACTGGCTTAAAGCCATCCACATAAGCTATTGTTCATTTCCCATATTGCCCACTAAAGTTTATGTTTACGAGTTTAATCTGTGAAGAAGTCCATTTTATTGCTACCAAGCATCACAATGGTCCTATTTACATCAGGCTTTCTTCCTTGAGATACCTTTGTGTGGTCTCAACTCTCAGTGGTGCAAAATGAGACACTTATTTGCCATCTATCTTTTGTGCATAGGTCATCTACAAGATCAAGCTTCCAGGCAATGCTATTCTAGGTGAGGGAAAGCCAGAAAATCAGAACCATGCAATAATTTTTACTCGTGGCGAATGTCTCCAAACTATAGATATGAACCAGGTACAGCTTGTTGCTCTTGCTGCTTGAAGGAATTATTTCACTTCTCCTTTTCCTTCTTTTCTTCAATGCTATCAATAACAGGAACATTACATGGAGGAGGCTCTGAAAATGAGAAATTTGTTGGAAGAGTTTCTGGAGAAACATGATGGTGTGAGATATCCGTCGATACTTGGAGTAAGGGAGCATATATTTACTGGCAGGTAATCTGGCAGTTTCGTTTAATTAAAATTGCAATTAATTAAATTATATACCTGTGTCACCACTTTGGATTATTTTAACATGTAACTAGTGCACTGTTTCATTTTGCTAATCTGTGGTTTTTCCTCTGGACTTGTGCAGTGTTTCTTCACTTGCCTGGTTCATGTCGAATCAGGAGACGAGTTTTGTGACCATTGGACAGCGTGTGCTTGCCAATCCATTGAGGTATTAATCCTACAGTATCTTC is a window of Triticum dicoccoides isolate Atlit2015 ecotype Zavitan unplaced genomic scaffold, WEW_v2.0 scaffold209484, whole genome shotgun sequence DNA encoding:
- the LOC119345152 gene encoding callose synthase 3-like, translated to MQHNHHYPTASSQSTCTTRLVFSGGPLVYGDRAEDNAKDDDLMKGYREIADMKESELMTECKAIADMKFTYVVSCQQYGIQKRSGDPCAHDILRLMTTYPSFRVAYIDEVEAPSQDRNKKTDKVYYSVLVKAAVTKSDDPGQSLDQVIYKIKLPGNAILGEGKPENQNHAIIFTRGECLQTIDMNQEHYMEEALKMRNLLEEFLEKHDGVRYPSILGVREHIFTGSVSSLAWFMSNQETSFVTIGQRVLANPL